One Leptolyngbya sp. NIES-2104 genomic window carries:
- a CDS encoding LuxR C-terminal-related transcriptional regulator, with the protein MSSPLLATKFYVPPTRSLLVKRESLIARLNQGIDHRLVLISAPAGFGKTTLLSEWQQQTTLQVSWLSLDRSDNDSTRFWTYVIAALQKVFPNLGASTLALLHSLDKLSFEAFLIPLINEMTELADEAMLILDDYHVITDRSIHDGLAFLIDHLPPQLHIVIASRVDPPLPLPRLRVRNRLFELRSTDLSFTQTEAVSLLTNITKLPLSEAQAATIQAQTEGWAAGLQLAALSLRYTDNPETFVASLKGTQRHILDYLAEEVLEQQPPHLQTFLLRTSVLDRVCGSLAEAVVDETTMNGAETLEQLERRNLFIVPLDPDRTWYRYHHLFQEVLRHFLDRAEPNQITEYHRRAARWFYQNESVTEALQHSVMAEDSDWTTDLIEQEAQLPNPRIEPPAVLAALEALPSQMVWSRPWLLLANAWALYSSSQFQAAAFAVQTIEQLLQQQHTLFVNSEKLRGLVTAFKGMQARHQGATAEATTLMEQALQQLPQDDSWLRSMILLNLGVTYFVADNFIAAQRLLPEVARIGQARGLADPAIAGLYLQAQFLALRGRIDEAIALCQQGLELAKNRGWLATYAGVLVQVALADLLREQNQLEAAAQHLVESLDRGIQNRQPGIMMGYITLARVRQAQGDSQAAQAAIRAAKQCQTWLWATMLSVSACQARLDLAQGNLDDAVRWAEASGLDVEDELRYSFTNQHPCGSELDYLTLARVLIACGRNSLELAMRLLTRLYDFTKADGRTARMMEVLMLQALVWQARGDRDRALEPLQRSLDLPRTGDYIRLFIDEGKPMLNLLRAAASKNIHAAFVNRLIDAFGQPEKQLLIEPLSDRELEVLSYLAQGLSDQAIADRLYLSLAAVKWHDRNLYGKLNVNNRTQAVARARDLGILK; encoded by the coding sequence ATGTCTAGTCCGCTTCTCGCCACAAAATTCTATGTTCCGCCAACGAGATCGCTTCTTGTGAAGCGTGAGTCTTTGATTGCGCGGTTGAATCAAGGCATCGATCACAGATTAGTTTTAATTTCTGCTCCCGCAGGCTTTGGTAAAACAACCCTACTGAGCGAGTGGCAACAGCAAACAACCCTGCAAGTCAGTTGGTTATCGCTCGATAGAAGTGATAACGACTCCACACGGTTTTGGACTTATGTGATCGCGGCACTACAAAAAGTGTTTCCGAATCTTGGAGCCAGCACGCTTGCACTACTGCATTCGCTTGATAAGCTTTCGTTTGAAGCCTTTCTCATTCCGCTGATTAATGAGATGACCGAGCTAGCGGATGAAGCGATGCTGATTTTGGATGATTATCACGTCATTACTGATCGTTCGATCCATGATGGGCTTGCCTTTCTAATCGATCATCTTCCGCCCCAACTGCATATCGTGATCGCAAGTCGGGTTGATCCGCCGCTGCCACTCCCACGACTGCGGGTACGCAATCGACTGTTTGAACTGCGATCGACAGATTTGAGCTTTACCCAAACTGAAGCCGTTTCATTGCTCACGAACATCACAAAGCTACCCTTATCCGAAGCGCAGGCTGCAACAATTCAGGCACAAACAGAAGGATGGGCTGCGGGATTGCAACTTGCTGCTCTATCACTACGCTACACCGATAATCCAGAAACCTTCGTTGCCTCCTTGAAAGGAACTCAGCGCCACATTTTGGATTATCTTGCTGAGGAAGTGTTAGAACAACAGCCGCCCCATCTACAAACGTTTCTCTTGCGAACTTCTGTGCTAGACCGAGTCTGTGGTTCTCTCGCTGAAGCGGTTGTCGATGAAACCACAATGAATGGAGCAGAAACATTAGAGCAGCTAGAACGGCGAAATTTGTTCATCGTGCCACTCGACCCCGATCGCACCTGGTATCGATATCATCATTTGTTTCAGGAAGTTTTGCGTCACTTTCTTGATCGGGCTGAACCGAATCAAATCACAGAATATCATCGTCGAGCCGCCCGATGGTTTTACCAGAATGAATCGGTGACGGAAGCCCTTCAGCATAGTGTGATGGCTGAAGATTCTGATTGGACAACAGACTTAATTGAGCAAGAGGCGCAACTGCCGAATCCCCGAATTGAACCCCCTGCGGTGTTAGCGGCTCTAGAAGCATTACCGTCTCAAATGGTCTGGTCTCGTCCTTGGTTGCTGCTCGCGAATGCGTGGGCATTATACTCTTCGTCGCAATTTCAAGCCGCAGCATTCGCCGTTCAAACCATTGAACAGTTGCTTCAACAGCAGCATACGTTATTTGTAAACTCAGAAAAGCTGCGAGGACTGGTCACGGCTTTCAAAGGGATGCAGGCTCGACATCAGGGGGCGACTGCTGAAGCAACAACACTCATGGAGCAAGCTTTACAACAACTTCCACAAGACGACTCCTGGCTCAGATCGATGATTTTACTCAATCTTGGGGTGACTTACTTCGTGGCAGACAATTTTATTGCAGCTCAAAGACTGCTGCCTGAAGTCGCGAGAATTGGACAAGCGAGAGGACTGGCAGATCCCGCGATCGCAGGTTTGTATCTACAAGCTCAATTTCTAGCATTACGCGGGCGCATTGATGAAGCGATCGCACTGTGTCAACAAGGCTTGGAACTAGCGAAGAATCGAGGCTGGTTAGCAACTTATGCTGGAGTGCTCGTTCAAGTTGCACTGGCGGATTTGCTGCGAGAACAAAACCAACTAGAAGCCGCCGCACAGCATTTAGTTGAAAGTCTCGATCGTGGCATTCAAAATCGTCAACCGGGCATTATGATGGGCTACATCACGCTAGCACGAGTTCGTCAGGCTCAAGGAGATTCACAGGCAGCACAAGCCGCGATTCGAGCCGCCAAACAGTGTCAAACTTGGCTATGGGCAACGATGCTCTCGGTGTCTGCCTGTCAAGCAAGGTTAGATTTAGCCCAAGGAAATTTGGACGATGCAGTGCGGTGGGCAGAAGCGAGCGGTCTGGATGTAGAGGATGAATTACGCTACAGTTTCACCAATCAGCATCCCTGCGGCTCTGAACTTGATTACTTGACCTTGGCAAGAGTACTCATTGCTTGTGGCAGAAATTCATTGGAGTTGGCGATGCGACTACTCACTCGCCTGTATGACTTTACCAAGGCAGACGGACGCACGGCGCGAATGATGGAAGTGTTGATGCTACAAGCTTTAGTTTGGCAAGCGCGGGGAGATCGCGATCGTGCTTTAGAACCGCTGCAACGATCGCTCGATCTGCCACGAACGGGTGACTATATTCGATTGTTTATAGATGAAGGTAAACCGATGCTGAACTTACTTCGTGCTGCGGCTTCAAAAAACATTCATGCTGCATTTGTGAATCGATTGATCGATGCTTTTGGTCAGCCTGAGAAACAGTTGCTGATTGAGCCACTGAGCGATCGTGAACTTGAAGTTTTGAGTTATCTCGCGCAAGGGTTATCCGATCAAGCGATCGCGGATCGGCTCTACCTCAGTTTAGCGGCGGTGAAATGGCACGATCGTAATCTCTACGGCAAGCTGAATGTGAATAATCGAACTCAAGCGGTCGCGAGAGCCAGAGATCTAGGAATTCTGAAATAG
- a CDS encoding class I SAM-dependent methyltransferase has translation MNFYERKILPYLTDLSLSNSNIAKLRREILAGVTGEVLEIGFGTGLNLPYYPEQIHQIATVDPNPGSSAIAQKRIGASPITVNHCTLSGEKLPMSSCSFDSVVSTFTLCSIPDVEQALAEIHRVLKPDGRFFFIEHGLSPEPNVQVWQNRLTPIQKRVAGGCHFNRNIRQLIENQFEQVMIEESYLENSPKVPAYLYKGIATKVG, from the coding sequence ATGAACTTTTACGAAAGAAAGATTCTGCCCTACCTGACTGATTTATCTCTTTCTAATTCCAATATTGCAAAACTGCGTCGAGAAATACTGGCGGGAGTGACCGGAGAGGTTTTAGAAATCGGATTCGGAACGGGCTTGAATTTGCCGTACTACCCGGAACAAATTCACCAGATTGCAACCGTTGATCCGAATCCTGGAAGTTCTGCGATCGCCCAAAAACGCATCGGTGCTTCTCCCATTACGGTGAACCATTGCACCCTCAGCGGCGAAAAGCTGCCGATGTCAAGTTGTTCTTTTGATAGTGTCGTGAGTACTTTCACGCTCTGTAGTATTCCTGATGTGGAACAAGCGCTGGCAGAAATCCACAGAGTCTTAAAGCCAGACGGACGTTTCTTTTTCATTGAGCATGGGTTAAGTCCTGAACCGAATGTTCAGGTTTGGCAAAATCGACTTACACCGATTCAAAAACGAGTGGCGGGGGGTTGCCACTTCAATCGCAACATTCGGCAATTGATCGAAAACCAGTTTGAACAGGTCATGATCGAGGAGTCGTACTTAGAAAATTCACCCAAGGTTCCCGCATACTTGTACAAAGGAATTGCAACCAAAGTTGGTTAA
- a CDS encoding DUF1772 domain-containing protein, which produces MVLKLVRFVNLICAALIAGIAFCHALELPNKMTLPAETWLTVQQILYRGFGAKAGPIEVGALASSLMLLFLVRKRRSAFVWSLVASVCFVAGLVLWFQVINPMNLLIDSWTLTTLPANWTEARDQWEYGHVAHATLFILGLIASMIAVLADTTSSDRREKLSTSGISES; this is translated from the coding sequence ATGGTTTTGAAACTCGTTCGATTTGTTAACCTCATCTGTGCTGCCTTAATCGCTGGGATTGCCTTTTGCCATGCTTTAGAACTTCCCAACAAAATGACCTTACCCGCTGAAACCTGGTTAACGGTGCAGCAAATTTTATACCGAGGATTTGGGGCGAAAGCAGGACCGATTGAAGTGGGGGCTTTGGCTTCATCACTCATGTTACTTTTCTTAGTCCGCAAACGTCGTTCTGCTTTCGTTTGGTCGCTGGTTGCTTCAGTCTGTTTCGTTGCAGGTCTTGTACTTTGGTTTCAAGTGATCAATCCAATGAATCTTTTAATAGATTCTTGGACACTGACAACGCTACCTGCGAATTGGACAGAGGCACGAGATCAATGGGAATATGGTCACGTCGCCCATGCTACTCTCTTTATTCTCGGACTCATTGCTTCAATGATTGCTGTACTAGCTGACACGACGAGCAGCGATCGAAGAGAAAAACTATCAACAAGCGGCATCAGTGAAAGCTAA
- a CDS encoding class I SAM-dependent methyltransferase, translating to MEWNVGYWQISIQRVYPTSAQLSQMYNTAAPAWNRLVHYLGINRAYVELFRSLQKDHLLDNVKDDSTVCDCGIGTAAFSLALVKAINPRINIVGADISQEMLNQAQQSLNQANISQQLYQADVNDLPFDDNTFDLSISAHMLEHLPHPIQGLQEMMRVLRPGAPLILAVTRPGLLGWWIQWHWGNDCLSEAEVTAMMTKIELRQIRSYPLTTGLSRWASTAYVGFKP from the coding sequence ATGGAATGGAACGTCGGATACTGGCAAATTTCAATCCAACGGGTTTATCCAACTTCAGCACAACTCAGCCAAATGTATAATACAGCCGCCCCTGCTTGGAATCGTCTTGTGCATTATTTAGGAATAAATCGTGCTTATGTTGAGTTATTCCGATCGCTTCAGAAAGATCACCTTCTTGACAACGTTAAAGACGATTCAACAGTATGCGATTGTGGAATTGGTACAGCCGCGTTTAGTCTAGCTTTGGTTAAAGCAATCAATCCAAGAATAAACATTGTTGGTGCAGACATTTCTCAAGAGATGCTAAATCAAGCACAACAATCTCTGAATCAAGCGAATATATCACAGCAACTTTATCAAGCGGATGTCAACGATTTACCATTCGACGACAACACGTTTGATTTGAGCATCAGTGCCCATATGCTAGAGCATCTACCACACCCAATTCAAGGGCTGCAAGAGATGATGAGGGTACTACGACCAGGCGCACCCCTGATCTTGGCTGTTACCCGTCCAGGCTTGCTCGGTTGGTGGATTCAGTGGCACTGGGGAAACGATTGCTTGAGTGAGGCTGAGGTGACAGCGATGATGACCAAAATAGAGTTACGTCAGATTCGGAGCTACCCACTGACAACTGGACTCTCTCGCTGGGCAAGTACAGCCTATGTCGGATTCAAACCGTGA
- a CDS encoding phosphatase PAP2 family protein: MQSLIRFWVHRISPHLATLIAAVGTIGLFICLVILLGLSWLFQEVLEKEAFGFDTTVLLSIHQWANPVLDQIMLSLTRLGDPEFVVVIVVVTLGLLLWRRQRTEARIFAIACLGALILNQGLKLFFAKPRPALWTPLIVEKSFSFPSGHALGALVLYGFLAYLLAIQYPKRSRWIYSLTFALVSAIGISRLYLGVHWFTDIAAGYAVGLLWLIVCITMLKLQMRRA; the protein is encoded by the coding sequence ATGCAGAGTTTGATTCGCTTTTGGGTTCACCGAATTAGTCCGCACCTTGCAACACTGATTGCTGCTGTTGGCACGATCGGGTTATTCATTTGCTTAGTGATTTTACTAGGTTTGAGTTGGCTCTTTCAGGAGGTTTTAGAGAAAGAAGCATTCGGATTTGACACAACTGTTTTACTGAGCATTCATCAATGGGCGAATCCAGTACTAGATCAAATCATGTTGAGCTTGACCCGTCTTGGTGATCCCGAATTTGTCGTTGTTATCGTTGTTGTAACTTTAGGGCTGCTATTATGGCGACGGCAACGAACAGAAGCGAGAATCTTTGCGATCGCTTGTTTAGGGGCACTGATTCTCAATCAGGGCTTAAAGCTCTTTTTTGCCAAGCCTCGCCCAGCACTTTGGACACCATTAATTGTTGAGAAATCGTTTAGCTTTCCAAGTGGTCATGCGTTGGGGGCACTCGTACTATATGGATTTCTTGCTTATCTCTTAGCGATTCAATATCCAAAGCGCTCTCGCTGGATCTATAGTCTCACGTTTGCTTTAGTAAGCGCGATCGGTATCAGTCGCTTGTACTTGGGTGTTCACTGGTTTACCGATATTGCTGCGGGCTATGCAGTGGGGCTACTCTGGTTGATTGTCTGCATCACGATGCTAAAGCTACAAATGCGACGTGCTTGA
- a CDS encoding PepSY domain-containing protein has translation MKTSTKLLLTAAAIGTLGLGGLAKLVNAAQTQSPVAVLPAAQITEKSDGDGEANPATEAPENTSNAQLQANNQKGEANDGETNDGASEQQESQKLQSLAKITPQQAQQAAEASVKGTASRVTLENENGNLVYAVAIAQNEVIVDAGNGKILGTNTPNNESSEKTQVRSSIQVAQPGGDGDGETNDDG, from the coding sequence ATGAAAACTTCAACGAAACTCTTGCTGACGGCTGCCGCGATCGGAACATTAGGGCTGGGAGGTCTCGCTAAGCTGGTGAATGCTGCTCAGACTCAATCGCCAGTTGCAGTCTTACCTGCTGCTCAAATCACTGAAAAGAGTGATGGAGATGGTGAAGCGAACCCTGCGACCGAAGCACCAGAAAACACTTCCAATGCTCAACTTCAAGCTAATAACCAGAAGGGTGAAGCCAATGATGGCGAAACCAATGACGGCGCGAGTGAGCAGCAAGAGTCTCAGAAACTGCAATCGCTAGCTAAAATTACCCCTCAGCAGGCACAGCAAGCCGCTGAAGCTTCTGTAAAAGGTACGGCGAGCCGCGTGACGCTAGAGAATGAGAACGGCAACTTGGTTTATGCGGTTGCGATCGCTCAGAACGAAGTGATCGTGGATGCAGGCAATGGGAAGATTCTCGGTACGAATACGCCAAACAACGAGAGCAGCGAGAAGACTCAAGTTCGCAGCAGCATTCAGGTCGCTCAACCCGGTGGTGATGGCGATGGTGAAACCAATGATGATGGTTGA
- a CDS encoding aspartate aminotransferase family protein — protein sequence MSEPHELLSKVLERVNRYLVENSDSNTRVVQCHPPEALKAKIDLSIPEQGVTVDRFLALIETYLTYSVRTGHKQFFNQLFAGFNLPGLIGELLISLTNTSIATYEIAPIATLIEQELIHTLNSLIGFTQGEGTFVTGGSNANLVAMMCARNKMLPEAKHQGIQSNPLTVFVSDQAHYSFLKAANVLGIGLNRVIKVETDDQGRIIPQALENAIAKSYASGEIPFFVAATAGTTVLGAFDPLIEMAQIAQKYNLWFHIDGAWGGAAILSDRVRHLLSGSELADSFTWDAHKLMGVPFVCSALLLRQPGMLTQTVSNADTDYLFHDHADAAYDLGIMSLQCGRKADALKLWLAWQYYGKRGYEQRINHLLEMTRYATKKVDECLELELVAPVQFLNVCFRYVSTDAPDLDQFNLELRDRLVKSGKSLVNYALINGKIALRLILANPEIAPTDLDQFFENILEVGREPKSFT from the coding sequence ATGTCAGAACCGCATGAACTGTTATCCAAAGTGCTAGAGAGGGTGAATCGGTATCTCGTAGAAAATTCTGATTCAAACACACGAGTCGTTCAGTGTCACCCGCCCGAAGCGTTGAAAGCAAAGATTGATTTATCGATTCCTGAACAGGGAGTGACAGTCGATCGCTTTCTCGCGCTGATTGAAACCTACTTAACCTATAGCGTTAGAACTGGACACAAACAATTCTTCAATCAGCTATTTGCTGGCTTCAATCTACCCGGACTGATCGGCGAACTGTTGATCAGCTTAACAAATACATCAATAGCAACGTATGAAATTGCTCCGATCGCAACGCTGATCGAGCAAGAACTGATTCACACACTCAATTCGCTTATCGGTTTTACTCAAGGCGAAGGCACCTTTGTCACCGGAGGAAGCAATGCGAATCTCGTCGCGATGATGTGTGCCAGAAACAAGATGCTTCCCGAAGCAAAACACCAGGGCATTCAGTCCAATCCACTCACCGTATTCGTTTCGGATCAAGCCCATTACTCATTTCTCAAAGCCGCAAATGTTTTGGGGATTGGGTTGAACCGCGTCATCAAAGTCGAAACGGATGATCAAGGCAGAATTATTCCGCAGGCGCTTGAGAATGCGATCGCGAAAAGCTACGCATCGGGCGAAATTCCCTTCTTTGTCGCTGCGACGGCTGGAACCACAGTGCTAGGCGCTTTTGATCCCTTGATCGAAATGGCTCAAATCGCCCAAAAATACAATCTTTGGTTTCATATCGATGGAGCTTGGGGTGGAGCCGCGATTTTAAGCGATCGTGTTCGGCATCTGTTATCCGGAAGCGAACTCGCCGACTCTTTTACTTGGGATGCTCACAAACTGATGGGAGTCCCTTTCGTCTGTTCTGCACTTCTGCTGAGACAGCCTGGAATGCTGACTCAAACCGTCTCGAATGCAGATACAGACTACCTATTTCACGACCACGCGGATGCTGCGTATGATCTAGGCATTATGTCTTTGCAGTGCGGCAGAAAAGCCGATGCGCTGAAGCTTTGGTTAGCTTGGCAATACTACGGGAAGCGCGGCTATGAACAGAGAATCAATCATCTGTTGGAGATGACGCGATATGCAACTAAGAAAGTCGATGAATGCTTAGAACTAGAGTTAGTTGCTCCAGTTCAGTTTCTGAACGTTTGTTTTCGATATGTTTCAACCGATGCGCCAGATCTCGACCAATTCAATCTTGAGTTGCGCGATCGATTAGTTAAGAGCGGCAAAAGCCTGGTGAACTATGCCTTGATCAATGGCAAAATTGCGCTCCGGCTGATTCTGGCAAACCCTGAAATTGCTCCAACAGACCTAGATCAATTCTTTGAGAACATTCTAGAGGTCGGACGAGAACCCAAAAGCTTCACTTAG